A genome region from Neptunomonas japonica JAMM 1380 includes the following:
- a CDS encoding hybrid sensor histidine kinase/response regulator produces MSDQPATLSNYRGHILLVEDNAVNQQVAMGLLRLMGCTVDTADNGLDAIEMWRKNSYDLILMDIEMPVLDGITATTSIRNDERHQQLPNTPIVAVTANAMDGDKELYLSRGMDDYLSKPFSRQSLYQMLGRWLKKHSESLLTDDSEELKVTESSGESDLNVAQLNNLRDLLDENGQPLLNNLICIYTESSSQIMRELSVAMERKDFDEMRRLAHALKSSSGSVGLDKVHALSREIEHGCRLSNTENMGALYLLLVEANLSAQQKLMDFIRC; encoded by the coding sequence ATGAGTGATCAGCCTGCTACCTTGTCTAATTATCGAGGCCATATTCTTTTAGTAGAAGATAATGCGGTTAACCAACAGGTTGCCATGGGGTTGTTAAGGTTGATGGGCTGTACAGTGGATACCGCTGATAATGGGCTTGATGCCATAGAAATGTGGCGTAAGAATTCCTATGATTTGATTTTGATGGATATTGAAATGCCTGTATTGGATGGCATAACAGCGACAACATCTATAAGAAATGATGAAAGACACCAGCAACTGCCTAATACACCGATTGTAGCTGTTACTGCCAATGCAATGGATGGAGATAAAGAGCTCTATTTAAGTCGAGGAATGGATGATTATTTGAGCAAACCTTTTAGTCGCCAAAGTTTGTATCAAATGCTAGGTCGTTGGTTAAAGAAACACTCTGAAAGCTTGCTAACAGATGACAGTGAGGAGCTGAAGGTGACAGAGAGCTCCGGAGAAAGCGATCTAAATGTAGCGCAATTAAATAATTTACGTGATTTATTGGATGAAAATGGTCAGCCACTCTTGAATAATCTCATTTGCATCTATACTGAAAGCAGTAGTCAAATTATGCGCGAGTTATCGGTAGCTATGGAGCGAAAAGATTTTGATGAAATGCGCCGTTTGGCTCACGCATTAAAATCATCGAGTGGGTCGGTGGGGTTAGATAAAGTGCATGCATTAAGCCGAGAAATTGAGCATGGATGCCGGTTATCAAATACGGAAAATATGGGTGCGCTATATCTATTACTAGTCGAGGCAAATCTATCGGCACAGCAGAAATTAATGGATTTCATAAGATGTTAG
- a CDS encoding putative bifunctional diguanylate cyclase/phosphodiesterase, with the protein MIAQVESQTILIVDDDPVARMVAAAHLRKEGYAVALAENGAVFLEVLQDINPDLILLDVDMPVLDGFSACRQLRSLHSGKTVPVLMMTGLEGDNSIEEAYEAGATDFIAKPVNWTLLKQRLRFMLRAVNAMNDLVESESRLAKAQSIAGLDYWRWDIVREKMIFSDKLAERFNFNVNSITVQQLINRVAAADRPRVADILQRSNDPKSIPADFEVTLDHRSDSEKYKVLRVQSELEYDNQGVLVAIEGTLQDITERKEAEARIQFLSRFDRLTGFQNRESFTRVMYSLIGECIRRDGCMALVLVDIDRFVRINDIYGHRTGDEVLLEVSRRITAFVDLLRQEVGGLRSEVCRWGGDKFGLAICCSSSLDCNVEVTTRLMDCISAPFRVNGHEVSLTSCIGYARVVDTTLDLGTLLRNAENAMRNAKRQGRNIVRCYDDSMLEVTERRMTLEVELRKALLNKQFILHYQPRINAKTKCIVGAEALLRWEHPTLGSLSPVEFIPVLEEMGLIHEVGAWVMEAACQQLKIWHNCGFSDFVLSVNLSAVQFRDIRLAQEIGDVINRTGITPKYLEFELTETAIMEDVAQTQATLALLKEIGVQLAVDDFGTGYSSLGYLRSFPLDTLKVDRTFVSELPGNSSDRSLTSAIIAMARSLSLHVVAEGIETQEQAEFLLEKQCDEFQGFLYSKPVDSKAFDVLLKSGKSLG; encoded by the coding sequence GTGATTGCCCAAGTTGAAAGCCAGACGATACTTATAGTTGATGATGATCCGGTCGCAAGAATGGTGGCTGCTGCTCACCTTCGCAAGGAAGGTTATGCTGTTGCATTGGCAGAGAATGGTGCCGTTTTTCTTGAGGTCCTTCAGGATATAAATCCAGATTTGATTCTGTTAGATGTCGATATGCCAGTATTGGATGGTTTTTCGGCTTGTCGGCAACTGAGAAGCTTACACTCAGGAAAAACAGTTCCCGTATTAATGATGACAGGCCTTGAAGGTGATAACTCTATTGAGGAAGCTTATGAAGCTGGTGCCACCGACTTTATAGCAAAGCCGGTGAATTGGACTTTATTAAAGCAGCGCCTGCGGTTTATGTTGCGTGCGGTTAACGCTATGAATGATCTTGTTGAAAGTGAATCAAGATTAGCTAAAGCACAATCTATCGCTGGACTCGATTATTGGCGCTGGGATATTGTGCGGGAAAAAATGATATTTTCTGACAAGTTGGCTGAGCGTTTTAACTTCAATGTTAATAGCATAACCGTGCAACAACTGATTAACAGAGTCGCTGCGGCAGACCGGCCACGCGTAGCAGACATCTTACAGCGCTCCAATGACCCCAAATCTATTCCGGCTGATTTTGAAGTGACACTGGATCATCGTAGTGACAGTGAAAAATATAAAGTGCTTAGAGTACAGTCAGAACTTGAATATGATAATCAGGGTGTTCTCGTCGCCATAGAAGGCACGTTACAAGATATTACAGAACGTAAAGAGGCTGAAGCTCGTATACAGTTTTTATCTCGTTTTGACAGACTCACAGGGTTTCAAAATCGAGAATCCTTTACTCGGGTTATGTATAGCCTGATAGGTGAGTGTATAAGAAGAGATGGTTGTATGGCGTTAGTATTGGTCGATATTGATCGCTTTGTACGTATTAATGATATTTATGGTCACCGAACGGGTGATGAAGTGTTGCTCGAGGTTAGTCGTCGAATTACTGCTTTTGTTGACCTACTGCGTCAGGAAGTAGGAGGTTTAAGAAGTGAGGTTTGTCGTTGGGGGGGGGATAAATTTGGTTTAGCAATTTGTTGCTCTTCTAGTTTGGATTGCAATGTTGAAGTGACGACTAGGTTGATGGATTGTATTTCTGCTCCGTTTCGTGTCAATGGCCATGAGGTGTCTTTGACCTCTTGTATTGGGTACGCACGGGTTGTAGATACCACTCTGGATTTAGGCACATTACTTCGCAATGCTGAAAATGCTATGCGTAATGCTAAGCGCCAAGGGCGTAATATTGTACGTTGTTATGATGACAGTATGCTTGAGGTCACTGAGCGTCGTATGACGCTAGAAGTCGAGCTGCGTAAAGCGCTGCTCAATAAGCAGTTTATATTGCATTATCAGCCGCGGATTAATGCAAAAACGAAGTGTATTGTTGGCGCTGAAGCATTATTGCGTTGGGAGCATCCCACTTTAGGTAGTCTTTCTCCTGTTGAGTTTATTCCCGTTCTAGAAGAGATGGGCTTAATTCATGAAGTCGGTGCTTGGGTGATGGAGGCTGCATGCCAGCAATTGAAAATCTGGCACAACTGTGGCTTTAGTGATTTTGTTCTTTCTGTGAATTTAAGTGCTGTTCAATTCCGAGATATACGCCTAGCTCAAGAGATTGGTGACGTCATAAACCGTACGGGTATTACTCCTAAATATTTGGAGTTTGAACTGACAGAAACTGCGATTATGGAAGATGTAGCGCAAACACAAGCGACGCTGGCTCTATTAAAGGAGATTGGCGTTCAACTGGCTGTTGATGATTTTGGTACGGGTTACTCGTCTTTAGGTTATCTACGTAGTTTTCCATTAGATACGCTGAAAGTTGATAGGACATTTGTCAGTGAGCTTCCAGGTAATAGTAGTGATCGATCCCTTACATCCGCGATTATTGCAATGGCTCGTTCGCTCAGCTTGCATGTCGTTGCTGAAGGAATTGAAACACAGGAGCAGGCTGAATTTTTGCTGGAAAAACAGTGTGATGAATTTCAGGGTTTTCTCTATTCGAAGCCAGTAGATAGTAAGGCTTTTGATGTATTACTAAAAAGTGGGAAATCCTTGGGTTAA
- a CDS encoding tetratricopeptide repeat protein has product MRALIKLLAPSIFSLAFFVFRSSLFQKSPRKHQWIMRVFRFTADNDSCKALSVYGHLLHFRGEDVQNRIQGAIYIQRAADKGDMKSQYQMGKVYEMGYESYFSVSNEKSFHYYRLAASQGHSLAISRMIKVYKEGQLGEKANADEVKHWQSLQPVL; this is encoded by the coding sequence ATGCGTGCTCTCATAAAGCTCTTAGCTCCTAGTATTTTTTCGTTAGCCTTTTTTGTGTTTCGCTCCTCTTTATTTCAAAAGTCGCCACGTAAGCATCAATGGATTATGCGAGTTTTTCGTTTTACAGCAGATAATGATAGCTGTAAGGCGTTATCTGTCTATGGGCATTTGCTGCATTTTCGTGGAGAGGATGTTCAGAATCGCATTCAAGGCGCTATTTATATACAACGAGCTGCTGATAAGGGTGATATGAAGTCGCAATATCAGATGGGTAAGGTATATGAAATGGGGTACGAAAGTTATTTCTCTGTATCAAATGAAAAGTCGTTTCATTACTACCGCTTAGCTGCATCACAAGGACACTCATTGGCTATAAGCCGCATGATTAAGGTTTATAAAGAAGGTCAGCTGGGAGAGAAGGCTAACGCAGATGAAGTAAAGCACTGGCAGTCTTTACAGCCAGTGCTTTAA